The nucleotide sequence CCGGTACTCCTCGACGAACGCAGCCACCGCGCCGTTCAGTTCCCTCGCCAGCGCGTCGACCGCGTCCGGGCGACGGAACGATGAGCGAGCTCGCGCCAGGGACGCCGCGCGGGTAGTCCACGCGGCACGGCGGTCGGGGCGTGCATCAAACGCCCAGAAAAGCTGTGCAGCTGATCTCGCTCCGGGAGGGAACCGCAGGAGCCCGGCACCGGCGTGCAGACGCAGCAACTCGCTGAGAATTGCGGTGGCGTCGTGGTCGTGCACACCACGCTCGTAGCCCTCGTTGTATCGAGATTCCGCTGCCCTGCGCACGTAGGCGGCGAGCTCACCCTCCGCCACGAGCGCTTCATGGAGTTCGTCGAGTTTGCCCTCACGCTCCGCGTCAGCCAGCAACGAGGTCGCAAGAAACTCCGCGCGGTAGACGTCGCTGGTTTCCGAGACGAGCAGCTGATTCCAGTAGGGAGCAGTGGCGGCGAACTCGGGGTCAGCCACAAGAGACCGGTAGTCCGTGCCCGTTATGGCGAAGGACATCCGAGTCTCGCCGTCCACGGAGTGGGGAACGAGGGTCAGGTCGATTGCCTGCGTGTTGACCGCGAACCGGTGCTTCCCGAGCCTGATGGTTTCGCCACCGTCGCCATACAGATCCTGCCGGTCACGCAGGGCACGGCCAGCTTCCTGGCGCGCTGCTTTGATTCGGCCATCAATCTCCTCAGCGCGGACCGAATCGCCGATACCGCGTAACTCGCCGGCGAGGCTGCGCAGCTTCGCCACCATCGGGTCAGACGCAAAATACGTGTTGACCTCGTCGACAGTGTCCATACCAGCGACGCGGCGACTGACCGACGCGAGGATGCGCTGCGCCGAGTCCACCAGCCGGTCCGCGCGGCGTGAGCGCTCGTCCAGAAGCGCCTGTTTCCGCGAGGAGAAAGCCTCATAAACGTCCTCGCGTTTACTGCTGAGCTCGTCGAGGAAGTCGTCGAACTCGCTGAAACGCGACTCGAGATTTTCGAGCTGCAACAGGAGGCGGCCAAGCTGTTCATCACACGCGTCGGGTGTTTCAGCGACTGCGAGCGCCCCGGTGATTGCTTGCCCGAGCAGTCCAAACTCGGCAGCGAATTCCGCACGGCCTTCGCGCGTCAGCAGATCCTTGCGTCGCGATTCAACGGTCGCACGCGCCCGATTCACTCCCCCGAGTACTTCACCGATGCGCTCCAGAATGTGGGTGCGAACCACTGCGTCCCCGATATCCAGGGAGGAAACAATCTGGGTAACTACCTGCAATCCATCGGCTTGCTCAGAGAGCCGCTCCGTCACAGGCTTGGCTTCCGCGACAGTTTCGATGCGGTCCGCATCATCGATCAGCTGCTCAATGTCCCGGTGGAAACTCTCAAACGCGTCCTCGCCGCTCAGGAACTCCACAGCCCGTCGGCCAGAGTCGTCGAGAGCTTCAGAGAGCTGCTCATCAAGTGAGTCCAGCCGCTGCTCATCGACGTATCGCAGGTCCCGCAATGTGACGATGTGGCCCTGTTGTTTCCGCAAATCCGCGAGGAGCGATACCCAGCCATCTGCCGAGCGCGGTGCACTGCCCCTGCTCATCCGGATCAGTGATCCGATTTCGGCTTCCGATTCGCCGACAGCCTTCGATGCCTGCACTGTCAGCGCGGAGACCTTCTCGAATTCGTCTATCACCCGTTCAGCAGTGGACTGGAGATCCGACAGCGGCTCAAGCAGATCCCCGGCGCTCTCATCACCCAGCCAGTGGTAGCTATCTGCAGTACGCCTGCATGCGGCAATCATCGCTTCGAAAACAGCAGTCGCCGGGGCCATCTCGTCCACCATGCGCGCGACGGACAAGCAATCCGAAATACCGCGCACAAGGTCCGCATTGCCGATGCGTTCAAGCGGTCCGGAGCCCGCGGGCTGCGCCGCCGCGTACACATCGGATTCATACGGCGTCTGCCAGACCTGCATGGGATGCACACGGGTTGGCTCGTCTGAGTCGGCACGGAACACGACGGCTGTACCGTCGTCGAACAACGAATAGCCGTGGCACGGGACCGGATTCGCGACTTCCTTGCGGATCACGTTGTAAGGCAGCAGGAGGGTCCGTCCCTCGCGCCGAGCGTGGAAAGCGTACAAGACGTCCTCACCGTTACTCGAGCGAACGACGCGCTCAAACTCGAGGTCAGCGGTGTCAGTATCGAACGTTCGCGCAAGGCCGGTCTCGAGATAATAACCGCCCGGAAAGATCAGGCCCTGGTCCTCCGGGAGCCGTCTGCAAGACTGCCCAATGCCGTCAAGCCTGGCGATATCGTGCGTCCGTGTGTTGAAAACCAGATAGCGCCAGTCTTTTTCGTTGTATGGCCGGATCTTCAAGATGATGAGTGGCCCGACTTTCGCGAAATGCACGTCCGCGTCGGCAAGGCTCTGCAGCGGCTCGTCAACCGGCTCCTCGTAAATTCCTTCGCCCGTTGCCGTGTTGTCTTCGACCTTGATAGTGAGGTTGCCGCGCACGGTCTCGACGAAGACCTCACCGAGAATGGAAATGTGTGGGTGGCGGCCGAGCACATGATCGTCCCGGGTTGTCTCGACCCACTCGAAATCATGCTGGGCTGGAAAAACGTGGTCACGCTCACCACGGTTATCGATGTAGGTGACCGACCCATCGGTGCTGATGCGCCACCGCAGCACCTTGACGTCTTCAGTCCGCACCCCAGTCTGAAAAACAGCGAGCAACTTGCCTTCGACCCTGCGTAGTTGCAGCAGGCGTGTCTCTCGGTAGTAGCGGTACAGTTCGGAGAAGTGACGCTGAAAAGTGCTGTCACTTAGCAGGCCTGGCATCTCACCTGACGCGTCCTCGAAACGGAACGTGTCGCCGTCACGGACGAACCGATGGAGCGAGAACACGTCATCCACTGTGGTTTCTGGCTTCAGACCGATGAAGACGTTGTAGCCGAAGAGCATCAGCCCGCCCTCGTCGCTCCCCGCCGGTAGCGCGACAATGTCGCGCGGAACGCAGTTGTGCTCCGTTCGGATGCGTTCCGTCCCGATCAGCCGGAGTTCGGAACCGCCAAACGCCTCGACTCGGTGCGCATTGAGAGATTCCGCTCGGCGCGCGAGTTCTGCAGCATGCTGGGCGAGGCGGCTACGGAGCACTTCGTAGGTGCCGCCATCGAGGTCCGCCTCGCCGGTGGACGATGCACTGGCCGTCATGGGTTGACTTGCGTCACCGGGGTGTCGGCAAGACCGAGCTTGCGCGCATTGCCGAGCAGTTGACGCAGCTTGTCAGACTGCGGGCTGCCCTCGTTGATCAACTTCAGCAGCAGAGCCGAGACGGTGAGATTCTTGACGTCCTCCGTGCCCGCGGCTGCCAGCGCACGCGAAATGTCTTCGGAGAAGCTCTGGGAGCCGTCGAACCAGCCCTGACCGAGTGTTTGCGCAACCTCGGAGTTGTTCACGAAACCGTCAACTCCCTTGCCGAGCGCGATCGAACCGATGAGCCGGTCGAAGAACACACTTTCGCCACCGACGATATTGATGTCCGCTTCCTTGAGCCCGGCAGAGAGAACGGCTGCCTGATGCTCGGCGACCTGTCGGTGAACGTCGATGCCCGCGAGGCGAATGTCCTTCTCCATCTCGAGGCGCAGCCGGTACTCTTCGTGATGCCGGGTAGCGTCGTCGAGCTTCGCCATCGCGTCGGCCTTCTCGGTAAGTCCCTCAGACTCCGCTTTCAGCTTCTCTCGGATGGCGTCCGCGCCGGCAAGCGCTTTCTCACGCTCGACCTGCGCCTCGGCGCGGCCAACCTTTTCGATCGCTTCGGCGTTACGCTCCCGGACCTGCACGTCAGCGAGCCCCGATGCGGCTACCTCGGCCTGCTGCCCCTCCGCGAGCCGGATCTTCGCACGCGCATCGAGTTCCGCGGCCTGCTGTGCCGCTTCGGCGAGTGTGAGCCGTTCTTTGGCCTTGTGCTTAGCTGCCGTCTCAGCGGCCTCGGCGGCCTTGATGTCTTTGACGAGGTTCTCCTGTGCCTCACCCTCGGCCCGAATCACCACAGCTTGGCGGTCCCGCTCGGCGGCCTCGACCGCGCGCAAGCGATTGATGCTCTCTTCCTGCTCAGCGACGGTCTTATCGACCGCAATGCGCTCGCGGGTTGCTTCCGACACCGAGCGGCGCTCGGTCTCCACTTCGCGATCCTTCGCGATCCGCTGCAGTTCGGTCTCACGCTCGCGGTTGATGACCTCGAGCAGGCGATCCTTCTCGATCCGCTCCGTTTCGACCGCGATCACGCGTTCACGGTTCTTCTCTGCGACGGCGATTTCGCGCTGCTGGTTCTGGGCCTGCACACCAATCTGCTCTTCAGTGCGCAACCGTGCACTCTCCGACTTAAGGCGCTCTTCAGCCTGCACGCGCTGTGTTTCCGCGGTCTCGCGTGCCTGTGCGGTATCTACCTCGCGGCGCTGTTTGGCTTCCGCGTCAGCCTGTTGCCGCTCGAGTTCGAGGATCGCCTCACGCGCCTCGACGTTCTGCCGGGTAATTTCCTTCTCTTCGTTGCGCCGGTAGTCGTTGGTGCGGACGTTCTCTATTGCCGTCAGCTCGGTGATCTTGCGGATACCCTGCGCGTCGAGGATGTTCTTCGCATCAAGCTGTGACATGGGTGTCTGCTCGAGGTAGTCGATCGCTGCGTCCTCGAGGCTGTACCCGTTGAGATCAGTGCCGATGACGCGGATGATCTGATCACGGAATTCATCGCGCTTGGTGTAAAGGTCCTCGAAATCGAGGTGCTTACCGACAGTCTTGAGTGCCTCGGAAAATTTCGCGTTGAACAACACTTGCAGCGTCGTCTGATCGCTTGCCCGCTCAGTGCCGATCGCTTGCGCGACCTTGATGACGTCCTCAACTGTCTTGTTGACACGCACGAAGAACGTGATGCGGATGTCTGCGCGGATGTTGTCGCGGCAAATCAATCCGTCGTGACCGGTTCGTTCGATGTCGATGGTCTTCACCGAGATGTCCATCGTCTCGGCTTTGTGCAATATCGGCAGCACAACCGTACCGGTGAAGGTGACGTCCACCTTCTTCAGTTTCGAGACGATCAGAGCGCTGCCCTGATGAACCTTTTTGTACAGCCTCGTAACCATGAACAGGACCGCCAGAGCGGTCAGCAGGATAGCGGCAAAGACTATCCCAAAGCTGGTGGCGATCGTATCCACGGTGTTCCCTTCCTCAAGCCTGTCCAGGTGTGAAGTTGTCGAGAGCGGGATCCACCGGCGCCACCCAGAAGAACTCGCCGTCAGCGTCGTAGTCGTAAATCAAAGCAGAAGTACCCGCCTTGAGCGGCGTTTCCGCAGCATGCTCAGCCGTCTGCCGAACCTGCACGAGAGCGGACGAACCATCGGGCGACGTGACTTCGGCCTGCCCGAAGTCCGGCCCCACCGAACTGGTCCGGACGATGCAGACCTTGCCTACAAAATCGGAACGGGACTGTGCCGGAACGTGCCGGAAGACCCGCTTGAGCGGGGAAATGAAAACCTTTGTGGTGATCACACCGATCACCACGGCCGCAACAAGCACACCGATGAGCGCCGCGGCGGCAGCGGCGCCAGACAGGTTCACACCTCCCAGCACTACCGAACCGATGATGCTGACCAGCCAGGCGAAAGCGACAAACAGAGAGAGCGCGACCGTCAGAGGAACTCCACCGAGGTCCAGCCCTTTCATCCAGCCCGAGGGCTCTGCTTCCGCTGCCTCCGTGTCCCCTTCAAAGATATCGAGGCCCAGACCGCCGACGAGGACCAGAAGCCAGTAACCGATCACGACCACGAAAGCGAACGAAAACAGCACCGCAGGAAAACTCAGCGCAGCTTCAAGAAGGTTGCTCACCGTCGTCTTGTCCCCTCCAGCATCATGCGCGCACGCTCAACTTCTCCCCCGAGCTTGGATCGTTCCACACTCGCTGAAGGCTCACAACTAGAACAGAAAGCAATAGTGCGGTGCGGCTCGCCACAGCAACAGGTATAGATGAGGGGGTGAGTAGCACAGCTAAATCCGGTATCGATCTGGCCCACCGCGATGTCGAAACACGGCCACAAGATGACCTCTTCGAGCACGTCAACGGGAAATGGCTTGCAGAACACGAGATCCCGGCCGACCGGGCGCTCGATGGCGCCTTCCGCAAGATCTTCGACGAAGCAGAAGAGAACGTACGCACCATCATCGAGGAAGCGGCGGCGTCCCATGCCGATGCTGGTTCAGATGCGCAGCTGATCGGCGACCTTTACGCCAGCTTCATGGAATCCGACCGCGTCAACGCGCTCGGCCTCACACCATTGCAGGACGAACTCACTGCTGTCGCGGCAGCCGCTGACCTCGATGAGCTCGGCCGGCTCATGGGAGAGTTGCAGCGCGCAGGCACCGGCGGGGCCATCAGCTACTACATCTACACCGACGCGAAGAAAAGCGATCGTTACCTCGTGCATCTGTCGCAGTCCGGCATTGGCTTGCCGGACGAATCGTATTACCGGGACGAGCGGCATGCCGATGTGCGGGACAAGTACGTCGCGCATATCGAGCGCATGTTCGCACTGTGTGACACGGACCGGAACGCGGCCGACGTGTTTGAACTCGAGCGACAGCTCGCCAGTGGTCACTGGGACGTGGTGAAACGCCGCGACGCTGAGCTGAGCTATAACCTGCTCACCCTGGACGAGCTGCGTGAACTCGCGCCCTCGTTTCCCTGGCAGGCCTGGATCGCCGGGCTGCATGCCACCGACACGCAGTTCGCCGAAGTCGTGGTGCGGCAGCCAGAGTTCCTTCGAACTCTCGGGGAACTCTGGCCTGCTGTGCCACTCGAGACCTGGAAGTCGTGGATGATGTGGCGGGTCATCAACACTCGGGCCCCGTACCTGACTGACGAGATCGTCGAAACCAACTTTGACTTCCATGGGCGCACGCTGAGCGGCGCGGAGGTTCTCCGGGATCGATGGAAGCGCGGGGTTTCCCTGGTTGAGCACCTGCTCGGCGAGGCAGTGGGCAAGCTGTACGTCGACCGGCATTTCCCGCCGGCCGCGAAGTCGCGGATGGAACAGCTCGTCGACAACCTCATCGAGGCCTACCGGCAGAGCATTTCCACTCTCGAATGGATGAGCCCCGAGACCCGGAAAGCCGCGTTGGGCAAGCTCGAGAAGTTCACTCCGAAGATCGGCTATCCAGAGGAGTGGAAAGACTACTCCAGCATTGTGATCGAGCGTGCCGATCTTTATGGGAACGTGCGTCGCGGCAGCGCCGCCGAGCACGACCGGGAATTCGCAAAGCTAGGCGGGCCCGTTGATCGTGGTGAGTGGTTCATGACGCCACAGACGGTGAACGCGTACTACAACCCTGGGATGAACGAAATCGTCTTTCCCGCAGCGATCCTTCAGCCGCCCTTCTTCGACCCGGATGCTGACGACGCTGCGAATTACGGTGGAATCGGCGCGGTGATCGGCCACGAGATCGGGCACGGCTTCGACGACCAGGGCTCGAAGTACGACGGTGACGGCAACTTGGTCAACTGGTGGACCGACCAGGATCGCGAGGAATTTGGAAAGCGGACCGCGAAGCTCATCGCGCAGTACAGCGAATTCGAACCCAAGGCGCTGCCCGGCAAAAAGGTCAACGGCGACTTCACGATCGGCGAAAACATCGGTGACCTCGGCGGGCTGGCAATCGCACTCAGAGCGTACAAGATCGCAACCAATGGGTCCGATGCCCCGACCCTGGATGGTCTCAGCGGACTGCAGCGCGTGTTCTTCGGCTGGGCGCAGGTCTGGCGCGCAAAGGTACGTAACGAGGAAGCTGAGCGCCGACTCGCAACTGACCCCCATTCGCCACCGGAATTCCGGTGCAACGGCGTCTTGCGAAACATCGACGACTTTTACGACGCATTCGACGTCACGGAAGCGGATGGGCTGTTCCTGGAGGAATCCGAGAGGGTAAAGATCTGGTAGGCCCCTTGCACTACGCTTGCTGCGTACATGGCCCCGGCCGCCTGCGGCCATAACACCGGCACCCGGAGTGACAATGTTTGGACTACTCACCGCGCCGATTCGCGTGGTTGAATCGGTGACACGTGCAGCCCGGGAAACCGCGTCCAGCGCGGTGTCGGATTTTGGGAATCGCGCTTCCGAAACCGCCAGTGCCGTCGACGTTCGCGGACAGCTTTCCGTCCTGCAGCACATCATCCAGAGCGGGATGCTCGACCCTAACGGTCCACTCGACCGGATGCTGCAGCGCGGCGGCCTGCTTGAGCGACTCGCGCATGAAGAAGGTGTGCTCGAGCGGATCATTGAGCACGACGGCCCGCTCGACCGTCTGCTTGAGCGGGAAGGTCTGCTGTCGAAGATGACTGAGCGCGACACTCTTGAGCGCCTTATCGCCTTGACAGACACCCTGGACAGACTAGGTCCGGCCCTCGACCGCATCGGCCCCGCACTCGATGCGCTGAACACCCGGATCGCGACGCTTCAGGAGCTTGTCGGTCCAGGCGGCGCTGTCGGTGATTTCGTCGCGCGGTTCCCGCTGCGCCGCCGCAAGTCCTCAGGGTCCGCTTCCTCCCCGGAAGCAGGCCCCGAAGAGGCGTGACTGGCCCGACTAGAGCATCCAGTCTCCGAGGCCGTCCCAGCCGTTCAGTCGTCCCCCGATGGTGTTGCGGACAATCACCGGGTCACCTTTACGCGTGTTCTCGTAGAACCAGCGGGCATCATCTGTCGACACATTCAGGCAGCCAGCGCTGACGTTGCGAACCCCCTGGTGCTGTAGTGACCACGGCGCGGCGTGCACGAAGATGCCGCTATTCGACATTCGGGTGGCGTACTCGACATCGATGCGGTACCCGTCCGGCGAATCAACTGGCACACCGTACGTGGACGAGTCCATCACCATGTGGCGATGCCGCTCACCGATGATGTAGGTGCCATTCGGGGTGGGGGTACGGTCCTTCCCAAAGGAGACCGGCATGGTCCTGACGATCTGACCATTCCGCGTAACAGTAATGGTTTTCGTGACGTCGTCGGCAACGCTGATCGTGGCGTCACCTGTTCTGAAATTCGAGCGCGACGGTCCCGCGACCACGGTTACCTGAGCGTGTGCCGGCCAGAATTCGTGCGGACGCCACCTGACTTGAGAGTTGGAGAACCAAATGAAACGGCCGCTGACGGGCGGGGCCGACGTCACGCTGATCGCCCGCTCCGCTGCGGCCCGGTCACTGATCGGCGCAGGAAAGTTGATGATGACCGGCTGCGCAACACCCACCAATTCGCCAGCGGCTGGATTGATCCCCGCCGATGTGAACGGCGCGGGAGCGACCGGTCCGGGAACGGGCGGCGCGCCTGGAGTCTGCGGTGCAGGCGGTGGCAGAAGTCCTGGCGGTAGCGCCACATCTGGGGCAGGTCCTGGGAGTCCGAGTTCGGTCCACCAGTCGGCGAACCCATTTCCGCCCGGGTTCGCGTGCGCAACCCCGGCCGTTCCCCCAGATATTCCGACCGCTAACGCCACGCCCAGCCCAAGGGCCGCAATTCTGCGCACCAGTTTCACCGGACTC is from Hoyosella subflava DQS3-9A1 and encodes:
- a CDS encoding DNA repair ATPase, translated to MTASASSTGEADLDGGTYEVLRSRLAQHAAELARRAESLNAHRVEAFGGSELRLIGTERIRTEHNCVPRDIVALPAGSDEGGLMLFGYNVFIGLKPETTVDDVFSLHRFVRDGDTFRFEDASGEMPGLLSDSTFQRHFSELYRYYRETRLLQLRRVEGKLLAVFQTGVRTEDVKVLRWRISTDGSVTYIDNRGERDHVFPAQHDFEWVETTRDDHVLGRHPHISILGEVFVETVRGNLTIKVEDNTATGEGIYEEPVDEPLQSLADADVHFAKVGPLIILKIRPYNEKDWRYLVFNTRTHDIARLDGIGQSCRRLPEDQGLIFPGGYYLETGLARTFDTDTADLEFERVVRSSNGEDVLYAFHARREGRTLLLPYNVIRKEVANPVPCHGYSLFDDGTAVVFRADSDEPTRVHPMQVWQTPYESDVYAAAQPAGSGPLERIGNADLVRGISDCLSVARMVDEMAPATAVFEAMIAACRRTADSYHWLGDESAGDLLEPLSDLQSTAERVIDEFEKVSALTVQASKAVGESEAEIGSLIRMSRGSAPRSADGWVSLLADLRKQQGHIVTLRDLRYVDEQRLDSLDEQLSEALDDSGRRAVEFLSGEDAFESFHRDIEQLIDDADRIETVAEAKPVTERLSEQADGLQVVTQIVSSLDIGDAVVRTHILERIGEVLGGVNRARATVESRRKDLLTREGRAEFAAEFGLLGQAITGALAVAETPDACDEQLGRLLLQLENLESRFSEFDDFLDELSSKREDVYEAFSSRKQALLDERSRRADRLVDSAQRILASVSRRVAGMDTVDEVNTYFASDPMVAKLRSLAGELRGIGDSVRAEEIDGRIKAARQEAGRALRDRQDLYGDGGETIRLGKHRFAVNTQAIDLTLVPHSVDGETRMSFAITGTDYRSLVADPEFAATAPYWNQLLVSETSDVYRAEFLATSLLADAEREGKLDELHEALVAEGELAAYVRRAAESRYNEGYERGVHDHDATAILSELLRLHAGAGLLRFPPGARSAAQLFWAFDARPDRRAAWTTRAASLARARSSFRRPDAVDALARELNGAVAAFVEEYRIPVADADLELVGEYLFEELASGAPRFVTSSGARTLVDRFHRALGGSVAKSRLDFDEDLRSLADDVTARYQLVRAWLSAYLATDDVGDMVADLAEAIAIEVCGSAVDRYESSASLTGVAEPMLGSHPRIQDRRFAFRLDDLLSHTRHYRAVRVPGFRTFQQQRNALVATERKKLRLDEYAPTVMSGFVRNRLLDDAYLPLIGDNLAKQLGATGDSRRTDQSGLLLLISPPGYGKTTLMEYVANRLGVVFVKVNGPALGHYVTSVDPAEAPNATARQEVEKINFALEMGNNVLLYLDDIQHTSPELLQKFISLCDAQRRMEGVWNGRTRTYDMRGKRFAVCMAGNPYTEQGKRFRVPDMLANRADVWNLGDVLSGREHLFALSYIENALTSNSVLAPLAARDRSDIDLLVRLAGGDSTVRPDQLSHPYSAAELDEVLAVMSKMLRVQEIVLAVNQAYIASAATADANRTEPPFQLQGSYRNMGRLAERIAPVMNNEELEAVIDDHYLGEAQTLTSGAESNLLKLAELRGRLTLEQQQRWEEVKVGFRRAQALGGAEDDPMTRAVGAVGLLADRVGGIESALRER
- a CDS encoding SPFH domain-containing protein; translated protein: MDTIATSFGIVFAAILLTALAVLFMVTRLYKKVHQGSALIVSKLKKVDVTFTGTVVLPILHKAETMDISVKTIDIERTGHDGLICRDNIRADIRITFFVRVNKTVEDVIKVAQAIGTERASDQTTLQVLFNAKFSEALKTVGKHLDFEDLYTKRDEFRDQIIRVIGTDLNGYSLEDAAIDYLEQTPMSQLDAKNILDAQGIRKITELTAIENVRTNDYRRNEEKEITRQNVEAREAILELERQQADAEAKQRREVDTAQARETAETQRVQAEERLKSESARLRTEEQIGVQAQNQQREIAVAEKNRERVIAVETERIEKDRLLEVINRERETELQRIAKDREVETERRSVSEATRERIAVDKTVAEQEESINRLRAVEAAERDRQAVVIRAEGEAQENLVKDIKAAEAAETAAKHKAKERLTLAEAAQQAAELDARAKIRLAEGQQAEVAASGLADVQVRERNAEAIEKVGRAEAQVEREKALAGADAIREKLKAESEGLTEKADAMAKLDDATRHHEEYRLRLEMEKDIRLAGIDVHRQVAEHQAAVLSAGLKEADINIVGGESVFFDRLIGSIALGKGVDGFVNNSEVAQTLGQGWFDGSQSFSEDISRALAAAGTEDVKNLTVSALLLKLINEGSPQSDKLRQLLGNARKLGLADTPVTQVNP
- a CDS encoding M13 family metallopeptidase → MSSTAKSGIDLAHRDVETRPQDDLFEHVNGKWLAEHEIPADRALDGAFRKIFDEAEENVRTIIEEAAASHADAGSDAQLIGDLYASFMESDRVNALGLTPLQDELTAVAAAADLDELGRLMGELQRAGTGGAISYYIYTDAKKSDRYLVHLSQSGIGLPDESYYRDERHADVRDKYVAHIERMFALCDTDRNAADVFELERQLASGHWDVVKRRDAELSYNLLTLDELRELAPSFPWQAWIAGLHATDTQFAEVVVRQPEFLRTLGELWPAVPLETWKSWMMWRVINTRAPYLTDEIVETNFDFHGRTLSGAEVLRDRWKRGVSLVEHLLGEAVGKLYVDRHFPPAAKSRMEQLVDNLIEAYRQSISTLEWMSPETRKAALGKLEKFTPKIGYPEEWKDYSSIVIERADLYGNVRRGSAAEHDREFAKLGGPVDRGEWFMTPQTVNAYYNPGMNEIVFPAAILQPPFFDPDADDAANYGGIGAVIGHEIGHGFDDQGSKYDGDGNLVNWWTDQDREEFGKRTAKLIAQYSEFEPKALPGKKVNGDFTIGENIGDLGGLAIALRAYKIATNGSDAPTLDGLSGLQRVFFGWAQVWRAKVRNEEAERRLATDPHSPPEFRCNGVLRNIDDFYDAFDVTEADGLFLEESERVKIW
- a CDS encoding L,D-transpeptidase; the encoded protein is MKLVRRIAALGLGVALAVGISGGTAGVAHANPGGNGFADWWTELGLPGPAPDVALPPGLLPPPAPQTPGAPPVPGPVAPAPFTSAGINPAAGELVGVAQPVIINFPAPISDRAAAERAISVTSAPPVSGRFIWFSNSQVRWRPHEFWPAHAQVTVVAGPSRSNFRTGDATISVADDVTKTITVTRNGQIVRTMPVSFGKDRTPTPNGTYIIGERHRHMVMDSSTYGVPVDSPDGYRIDVEYATRMSNSGIFVHAAPWSLQHQGVRNVSAGCLNVSTDDARWFYENTRKGDPVIVRNTIGGRLNGWDGLGDWML